A genomic stretch from Gorilla gorilla gorilla isolate KB3781 chromosome 20, NHGRI_mGorGor1-v2.1_pri, whole genome shotgun sequence includes:
- the ECH1 gene encoding delta(3,5)-Delta(2,4)-dienoyl-CoA isomerase, mitochondrial isoform X2 has translation MAAGIVVSRRLRDLLTRRLTGSNYPGLSISLRLTGSSAQEEASGVALGEAPDHSYESLRVTSAQKHVLHVQLNRPNKRNAMNKVFWREMVECFNKISRDADCRAVVISGAGKMFTAGIDLMDMASDILQPKGDDVARISWYLRDIITRYQETFNVIEKCPKPVIAAVHGGCIGGGVDLVTACDIRYCAQDAFFQVKEVDVGLAADVGTLQRLPKVIGNQSRVFPDKEVMLDAALALAAEISSKSPVAVQSTKVNLLYSRDHSVAESLNYVASWNMSMLQTQDLMKSVQATTENKELKKVTFSKL, from the exons ATGGCGGCGGGTATAGTGGTTTCTCGCAGACTCCGCGACCTACTGACCCGGC GACTGACAGGCTCCAACTACCCGGGACTCAGTATTAGCCTTCGCCTCACTGGCTCCTCTGCACAAGAGGAGGCTTCCGGAGTAGCCCTCGGTGAAGCCCCAGACCACAGCTATGAGTCCCTTCGTGTGACGTCTGCGCAGAAACATGTTCTGCATGTCCAGCTCAACCGGCCCAACAAGAGGAATGCCATGAACAAGGTCTTCTGGAG AGAGATGGTAGAGTGCTTCAACAAGATTTCGAGAGACGCTGACTGTCGGGCGGTGGTGATCTCTGGTGCAGGAAAAATGTTCACTGCAG GTATTGACCTGATGGACATGGCTTCGGACATCCTGCAGCCCAAAGGAGATGATGTAGCCCGGATCAGCTGGTACCTCCGTGACATCATCACTCGATACCAGGAGACCTTCAACGTCATCGAGAAG TGCCCCAAGCCCGTGATTGCTGCCGTCCACGGGGGCTGCATTGGCGGAG GTGTGGACCTCGTCACCGCCTGTGACATCCGGTACTGTGCCCAGGATGCTTTCTTCCAGGTGAAG GAGGTGGACGTGGGTTTGGCTGCCGATGTAGGAACACTGCAGCGCCTGCCCAAGGTCATCGGGAACCAGAG CCGGGTGTTCCCAGACAAAGAGGTCATGCTGGATGCTGCCTTAGCGCTGGCGGCCGAGATTTCCAGCAAGAGCCCCGTGGCGGTGCAGAGCACCAAGGTCAACCTGCTGTATTCCCGCGACCATTCGGTGGCCGAGAGCCTCAACTACGTG GCGTCCTGGAACATGAGCATGCTGCAGACCCAAGACCTCATGAAGTCAGTCCAGGCCACGACTGAGAACAAGGAACTGAAAAAAGTCACCTTCTCCAAGCTCTGA
- the LOC101145213 gene encoding galectin-7: MSNVPHKSSLPEGIRPGTVLRIRGLVPPNASRFHVNLLCGEEQGSDAALHFNPRLDTSEVVFNSKEQGSWGREERGPGVPFQRGQPFEVLIIASDDGFKAVVGDAQYHHFRHRLPLARVRLVEVGGDVQLDSVRIF; this comes from the exons ATGTCC AACGTCCCCCACAAGTCCTCGCTGCCCGAGGGCATCCGCCCTGGCACGGTGCTGAGAATTCGCGGCTTGGTTCCTCCCAATGCCAGCAG GTTCCATGTAAACCTGCTGTGCGGGGAGGAGCAGGGCTCCGATGCCGCCCTGCATTTCAACCCCCGGCTGGACACGTCGGAGGTGGTCTTCAACAGCAAGGAGCAAGGCTCCTGGGGCCGCGAGGAACGCGGGCCGGGCGTTCCTTTCCAGCGCGGGCAGCCCTTCGAGGTGCTCATCATCGCGTCAGACGATGGCTTCAAG GCCGTGGTTGGGGACGCCCAGTACCACCACTTCCGCCACCGCCTGCCGCTGGCGCGCGTGCGCCTGGTGGAGGTGGGCGGGGACGTGCAGCTGGACTCCGTGAGGATCTTCTGA
- the ECH1 gene encoding delta(3,5)-Delta(2,4)-dienoyl-CoA isomerase, mitochondrial isoform X1: protein MAAGIVVSRRLRDLLTRRLTGSNYPGLSISLRLTGSSAQEEASGVALGEAPDHSYESLRVTSAQKHVLHVQLNRPNKRNAMNKVFWREMVECFNKISRDADCRAVVISGAGKMFTAGIDLMDMASDILQPKGDDVARISWYLRDIITRYQETFNVIEKCPKPVIAAVHGGCIGGGVDLVTACDIRYCAQDAFFQVKEVDVGLAADVGTLQRLPKVIGNQSLVNELAFTARKMMADEALGSGLVSRVFPDKEVMLDAALALAAEISSKSPVAVQSTKVNLLYSRDHSVAESLNYVASWNMSMLQTQDLMKSVQATTENKELKKVTFSKL from the exons ATGGCGGCGGGTATAGTGGTTTCTCGCAGACTCCGCGACCTACTGACCCGGC GACTGACAGGCTCCAACTACCCGGGACTCAGTATTAGCCTTCGCCTCACTGGCTCCTCTGCACAAGAGGAGGCTTCCGGAGTAGCCCTCGGTGAAGCCCCAGACCACAGCTATGAGTCCCTTCGTGTGACGTCTGCGCAGAAACATGTTCTGCATGTCCAGCTCAACCGGCCCAACAAGAGGAATGCCATGAACAAGGTCTTCTGGAG AGAGATGGTAGAGTGCTTCAACAAGATTTCGAGAGACGCTGACTGTCGGGCGGTGGTGATCTCTGGTGCAGGAAAAATGTTCACTGCAG GTATTGACCTGATGGACATGGCTTCGGACATCCTGCAGCCCAAAGGAGATGATGTAGCCCGGATCAGCTGGTACCTCCGTGACATCATCACTCGATACCAGGAGACCTTCAACGTCATCGAGAAG TGCCCCAAGCCCGTGATTGCTGCCGTCCACGGGGGCTGCATTGGCGGAG GTGTGGACCTCGTCACCGCCTGTGACATCCGGTACTGTGCCCAGGATGCTTTCTTCCAGGTGAAG GAGGTGGACGTGGGTTTGGCTGCCGATGTAGGAACACTGCAGCGCCTGCCCAAGGTCATCGGGAACCAGAG CCTGGTCAACGAGCTGGCCTTCACCGCCCGCAAGATGATGGCTGACGAGGCCCTGGGCAGTGGGCTGGTCAG CCGGGTGTTCCCAGACAAAGAGGTCATGCTGGATGCTGCCTTAGCGCTGGCGGCCGAGATTTCCAGCAAGAGCCCCGTGGCGGTGCAGAGCACCAAGGTCAACCTGCTGTATTCCCGCGACCATTCGGTGGCCGAGAGCCTCAACTACGTG GCGTCCTGGAACATGAGCATGCTGCAGACCCAAGACCTCATGAAGTCAGTCCAGGCCACGACTGAGAACAAGGAACTGAAAAAAGTCACCTTCTCCAAGCTCTGA
- the LGALS4 gene encoding galectin-4 — MAYVPAPGYQPTYNPTLPYYQPIPGGLNMGMSVYIQGVASEHMKRFFVNFVVGQDPGSDIAFHFNPRFDGWDKVVFNTLQGGKWGSEERKRSMPFKKGAAFELVFIVLAEHYKVVVNGNPFYEYAHRLPLQMVTHLQVDGDLQLQSINFIGGQPSRPQGPPMMPPYPGPGHCHQQLNSLPTMEGPPTFNPPVPYFGRLQGGLTARRTIIIKGYVPPTGKSFAINFKVGSSGDIALHINPRMGNSTVVRNSLLNGSWGSEEKKITHNPFGPGQFFDLSIRCGLDRFKVYANGQHLFDFAHRLSAFQRVDTLEIQGDVTLSYVQI, encoded by the exons ATGGCCTATGTCCCCGCACCGGGCTACCAGCCCACCTACAACCCG ACGCTGCCTTACTACCAGCCCATCCCGGGCGGGCTCAACATGGGAATGTCTGTTTACATCCAAGGAGTGGCCAGCGAGCACATGAAGCG GTTCTTCGTGAACTTTGTGGTTGGGCAGGATCCAGGCTCAGACATCGCCTTCCACTTCAATCCGCGGTTTGACGGCTGGGACAAGGTGGTCTTCAACACGTTGCAGGGCGGGAAGTGGGGCAgcgaggagaggaagaggagcatGCCCTTCAAAAAGGGTGCCGCCTTCGAGCTGGTCTTCATAGTCCTGGCTGAGCACTACAAG GTGGTGGTAAATGGAAATCCCTTCTATGAGTACGCGCACCGGCTTCCCCTACAGATGGTCACCCACCTGCAAGTGGATGGGGATCTGCAACTTCAATCAATCAACTTCATCGGAGGCCAGCCCTCCCGGCCCCAG GGACCCCCGATGATGCCACCTTACCCT GGTCCCGGACATTGCCATCAACAGCTGAACAGCCTGCCC ACCATGGAAGGACCCCCAACCTTCAACCCG CCTGTGCCATATTTCGGGAGACTGCAAGGAGGGCTCACAGCTCGAAGAACCATCATCATCAAGGGCTATGTGCCTCCCACAGGCAAGAG CTTTGCCATCAACTTTAAGGTGGGCTCCTCAGGGGACATAGCTCTGCACATTAATCCCCGCATGGGCAACAGTACCGTGGTCCGGAACAGCCTTCTGAATGGCTCGTGGGGATCCGAGGAGAAGAAGATCACCCACAACCCATTTGGTCCCGGACAGTTCTTTGAT CTGTCCATTCGCTGTGGCTTGGATCGCTTCAAGGTTTACGCCAATGGCCAGCACCTCTTTGACTTTGCCCATCGCCTCTCGGCCTTCCAGAGGGTGGACACGTTGGAAATCCAGGGTGATGTCACCTTGTCCTATGTCCAGATCTAA